A genomic region of Runella rosea contains the following coding sequences:
- a CDS encoding TolC family protein: MQLLPFNDLFELALSHSPLLNFEKEVANAQQASYKLSKLQILQSVTAAGSYSAGNQAIISTGSGSTGDAIGQIANGYRVGLNLQLSLYEIIGRKHVLAQAKANYQSTLSRKEIQELQLKRELIDLFQDLLTAQKVLQLRLKDQQMATVAYQIAEVEFKQRKLDVNAFSNMSKSYFGVLSSIEEARGSFLKYLYNLEALVGVPIQRLKRK, translated from the coding sequence ATGCAGTTGTTACCCTTTAATGACTTGTTTGAGTTAGCACTGTCGCATTCGCCCTTGCTTAATTTTGAGAAAGAAGTGGCCAATGCACAGCAGGCGTCGTATAAACTTTCAAAGTTGCAAATCTTGCAATCAGTGACGGCCGCAGGTAGTTATTCGGCGGGTAATCAGGCGATTATTTCAACTGGGTCGGGGTCTACAGGAGATGCTATCGGGCAAATTGCGAACGGATACCGGGTTGGGCTAAATCTACAGCTCAGCCTTTATGAAATTATAGGAAGAAAACATGTGCTTGCGCAGGCAAAAGCCAACTACCAATCGACGCTCAGCCGCAAAGAAATTCAAGAATTACAACTGAAAAGGGAGTTGATTGATTTGTTTCAGGATTTGTTGACGGCCCAGAAAGTTCTTCAACTTAGGCTGAAAGACCAACAAATGGCGACGGTTGCGTACCAAATCGCGGAGGTGGAATTCAAACAGCGGAAATTGGATGTAAATGCATTCTCGAATATGAGTAAAAGCTATTTTGGCGTTCTTTCTTCCATTGAGGAGGCGAGAGGGTCTTTTTTGAAGTATTTGTATAATCTTGAAGCGCTGGTGGGAGTGCCGATTCAGCGCCTGAAACGTAAATAA
- a CDS encoding glycosyltransferase: MGISSKKFNIVITSRQIWEETHLGSNIRDMARVLSQSHQVLFINDPLDWSTVISQKSGRAQLRSEFLAKHQGQRLIQDGANLWVLSPESVVASINWMPDGALYDWLNRYNTKKIAHEITAAVKKLGWDSFILINDNDMLQGFFMKELLQPKVAVYYLRDNFLAVDFWRKHGLRLEPLLMEKVDMIASNSIYLANQAARYNPQSVYVGQGCDLKLFDSNKIDKIPADLEAIPHPRVGYAGALTGLRLDGALIETVAAQRPDWQVVLIGSTDDSFPVERLKALPNVHFLGSKTPQQIPAYLEGMDVLINPQKLNEVTIGNYPRKIDEYLAMGKPIVAVKTETMDLFKDHVNLAENSDQFIGQIEDVLQGKQLSSPEARIAFAHEHSWENSVGDLMNAIETRFFPKALPKK; this comes from the coding sequence ATGGGCATATCCTCCAAAAAGTTTAATATTGTTATTACTTCCCGGCAAATTTGGGAAGAGACGCATTTGGGCAGTAATATTCGGGATATGGCCCGGGTCTTATCCCAATCTCATCAGGTTTTATTTATAAATGACCCATTGGACTGGTCGACTGTTATCTCTCAAAAATCAGGCCGCGCGCAGCTGCGCAGTGAGTTTTTGGCAAAACATCAAGGCCAGCGCCTGATTCAGGACGGGGCTAATTTGTGGGTTTTAAGCCCAGAATCGGTGGTGGCCTCCATCAATTGGATGCCCGATGGGGCGTTATATGATTGGCTCAATCGTTACAATACAAAAAAAATAGCCCATGAAATCACCGCCGCCGTCAAAAAACTGGGCTGGGATTCATTTATTTTAATCAATGACAACGATATGTTGCAGGGCTTTTTTATGAAAGAACTCTTGCAACCCAAGGTAGCGGTGTATTATTTACGTGATAATTTTCTGGCCGTTGATTTTTGGCGTAAACACGGTCTACGTCTTGAGCCATTGCTGATGGAAAAAGTAGACATGATAGCCAGCAATTCCATTTATTTGGCTAATCAGGCCGCTCGCTACAATCCTCAATCGGTGTACGTTGGTCAAGGCTGTGATTTAAAACTTTTTGACTCTAACAAAATAGACAAGATTCCCGCCGATTTGGAGGCCATCCCGCACCCTCGAGTGGGCTACGCGGGTGCGCTGACGGGCCTTCGCCTCGATGGCGCACTTATTGAAACCGTTGCGGCCCAGCGCCCCGATTGGCAAGTGGTTTTGATTGGCTCAACCGACGATTCTTTTCCTGTTGAACGCCTAAAAGCACTTCCTAACGTCCATTTTTTGGGTTCCAAAACTCCTCAACAAATCCCTGCCTACCTAGAAGGAATGGACGTGCTGATTAATCCTCAAAAACTGAACGAAGTAACGATTGGGAATTATCCCCGAAAAATTGACGAATACCTCGCCATGGGCAAGCCCATCGTTGCGGTCAAAACCGAGACCATGGACTTGTTTAAAGACCACGTAAATTTGGCCGAAAACAGCGACCAATTCATCGGGCAAATTGAAGATGTACTTCAGGGCAAACAGCTTTCTTCGCCAGAAGCCCGTATTGCCTTCGCACACGAGCACTCATGGGAAAATTCGGTGGGAGATTTAATGAATGCCATTGAAACACGTTTTTTCCCGAAAGCATTACCAAAAAAATGA
- a CDS encoding acyltransferase, giving the protein MSIKTYLDNRPSIKRFVHWMLIPTGQARPRLWVSWFVNPFIHKKHRSAAIRANVRMDVLPFNAFTLGAHSTIESFSVVNNGVGDVTIGEHCTVGIGSVVIGPVTIGSDVIIAQHVVMSGLNHVYEDVTLPIHRQPVTTRPIVIEEECWIGANVVITAGVTVGRHSVVAGGSVVTKDVPPYSVVGGNPARILKQYDAASGLWQKPSIAAAL; this is encoded by the coding sequence ATGAGTATAAAAACTTATCTGGACAACCGTCCGTCCATCAAACGATTCGTCCATTGGATGCTCATTCCCACGGGTCAGGCTCGGCCACGCCTGTGGGTGAGCTGGTTTGTCAATCCATTTATTCATAAAAAGCACCGGTCGGCGGCCATTCGTGCCAACGTACGGATGGATGTACTGCCTTTCAATGCCTTCACACTGGGGGCTCATAGTACAATTGAGTCCTTTAGTGTGGTCAACAACGGCGTAGGAGACGTGACCATCGGCGAGCATTGCACGGTCGGAATCGGTTCGGTGGTGATTGGCCCCGTCACGATTGGCTCCGACGTCATTATTGCGCAGCACGTAGTGATGTCGGGCTTGAACCACGTGTACGAGGATGTCACGTTACCCATTCACCGTCAACCCGTTACAACGCGCCCGATTGTCATTGAGGAAGAGTGCTGGATTGGCGCAAACGTCGTCATCACGGCGGGGGTAACCGTTGGCCGTCATTCAGTAGTAGCGGGCGGAAGCGTGGTCACGAAGGATGTACCCCCGTATTCGGTGGTGGGGGGAAACCCCGCCCGTATCCTGAAACAGTATGATGCTGCAAGCGGGCTTTGGCAAAAGCCGAGTATTGCTGCCGCCCTTTAG
- a CDS encoding GMC oxidoreductase gives MYPANPTLKNKQSSTYDAIVVGSGISGGWAAKELCEKGLKTLVLERGRNVEHVTDYPTALKSPWEFPNRLNNVIKDQVDNPVQSVLYNEGSKHFFVNDKEHPYIQEKPFSWIRGYQVGGRSLTWGRQCYRLSDLDFEANAKEGVAVDWPIRYKDLAPWYDYVERFVGISGRAEGLSHLPDGQFLPPMEFNCIETHFANQVKKNYKDRLVTIARTANLTKGWNGRGPCQYRNLCARGCPFSGYFSSNSATLPVAMATGNLTLQPDSIVIEVLFDEQKNRATGVRVMDAHTKEVREYYAKIIFLNASTIATSALLLNSVSHRFPDGLGNSSGQVGRNLMDHFMMGGAMGEYEGFKDKYYEGRRPIGIYVPRFRNLNAQTKQKDYLRGFGYQGDGERAEWSDQYKRVEGFGKDFKKALTQPGPWTMFIGAWGETLPYTENRIWLDKEQKDQWGLPLVRVFFEYHENEINMRKDIKESAEEMLQKSGFQKVQQFYYDLPPGSAVHEMGTARMGRDPKTSVLNGFNQMHDVKNVFITDGSCMTSSACQNPSLTYMALTARACDYAVSELKKLNL, from the coding sequence ATGTACCCCGCCAATCCTACCCTTAAAAATAAACAGTCATCCACTTACGACGCTATCGTGGTAGGGTCGGGTATAAGTGGAGGATGGGCCGCTAAAGAGTTATGTGAGAAGGGGTTAAAGACATTAGTGCTTGAGCGAGGTCGGAATGTAGAGCACGTAACAGACTATCCAACCGCGCTTAAAAGCCCTTGGGAGTTTCCGAATAGGTTGAACAACGTTATCAAAGACCAAGTCGACAATCCTGTTCAGAGCGTGTTATACAACGAAGGAAGCAAACATTTTTTTGTCAATGATAAAGAGCATCCTTACATCCAAGAAAAACCTTTTTCGTGGATTCGAGGGTATCAGGTGGGAGGGCGCTCTCTAACGTGGGGCCGGCAATGCTACCGGCTCAGTGATTTGGATTTTGAGGCCAATGCCAAAGAAGGTGTGGCCGTCGATTGGCCCATTCGTTATAAAGATTTGGCACCTTGGTACGACTACGTGGAGAGGTTTGTGGGTATCAGTGGCCGGGCCGAAGGGCTGTCCCATTTGCCCGACGGACAATTTCTACCCCCGATGGAATTCAACTGCATTGAAACGCACTTTGCCAATCAAGTAAAGAAAAATTATAAAGACCGTCTGGTTACCATTGCCCGGACTGCCAATCTTACCAAAGGATGGAACGGGCGCGGGCCGTGTCAGTACCGTAATCTTTGCGCCCGAGGATGTCCGTTTAGTGGGTATTTTAGTAGCAATTCCGCCACTTTGCCCGTGGCAATGGCCACTGGAAACCTAACCTTGCAACCCGATTCCATCGTCATTGAAGTGCTGTTTGACGAGCAAAAAAATCGAGCAACGGGGGTACGTGTCATGGATGCACACACCAAAGAGGTGAGGGAGTACTACGCCAAAATCATTTTTTTGAATGCCTCCACCATTGCCACCAGTGCGCTTTTATTGAATTCTGTGTCGCATCGTTTTCCTGATGGCTTAGGAAATTCGAGCGGACAGGTGGGCCGCAATCTCATGGACCATTTCATGATGGGCGGCGCCATGGGTGAGTACGAAGGCTTCAAAGATAAATACTACGAAGGCAGGCGTCCCATCGGGATTTATGTGCCCCGTTTTCGAAACCTTAATGCCCAAACCAAACAGAAGGATTATCTGCGGGGGTTTGGTTATCAGGGAGATGGTGAGCGTGCCGAATGGAGCGATCAGTATAAACGGGTGGAAGGTTTTGGCAAAGATTTTAAAAAGGCACTGACCCAGCCCGGTCCTTGGACGATGTTTATCGGGGCTTGGGGCGAAACACTTCCCTACACGGAGAACCGTATTTGGCTAGACAAAGAGCAAAAAGACCAATGGGGATTGCCGCTGGTTCGGGTATTTTTTGAATACCATGAAAACGAAATCAACATGCGCAAAGACATCAAAGAAAGCGCCGAAGAAATGCTCCAAAAATCAGGTTTTCAGAAAGTACAACAGTTTTATTACGACCTGCCGCCTGGCTCAGCAGTGCACGAAATGGGCACTGCCCGGATGGGTCGAGACCCCAAAACTTCCGTTTTGAATGGCTTTAATCAAATGCACGACGTCAAGAATGTTTTTATCACGGATGGAAGCTGTATGACTTCTTCAGCCTGCCAAAACCCATCACTGACCTACATGGCACTGACGGCCCGAGCCTGTGATTATGCGGTTTCGGAACTTAAAAAATTGAATTTGTAA
- a CDS encoding gluconate 2-dehydrogenase subunit 3 family protein produces the protein MKRRRALWGMALLGGSLASIGIFKWISWHKTPDLSFLLSQKQLLAALSETIIPATDTPGAIEAGVADFILKMVAENMDSVAQNRFIEGLKSVESFSKDTFAKSYIECNEEQKNAVMRHFEEESKPLEGIAGKVQRKVFGNPFFPILKEYTCIGYCTSMLGVTQGLAYTLVPGRFAGCIPMTENQKSWATK, from the coding sequence ATGAAACGTCGTCGTGCGCTTTGGGGAATGGCTCTTTTGGGAGGAAGTTTGGCTTCTATCGGAATCTTCAAATGGATAAGCTGGCATAAAACTCCCGACTTGAGCTTTCTTTTAAGTCAAAAACAATTGTTGGCCGCGCTGAGCGAAACCATTATTCCTGCCACCGATACCCCGGGTGCAATTGAAGCTGGAGTTGCGGATTTTATCCTTAAAATGGTCGCTGAAAATATGGATTCTGTAGCACAGAATCGGTTCATTGAAGGTCTTAAATCAGTGGAGTCGTTTTCCAAAGATACCTTTGCAAAATCGTACATTGAATGCAACGAAGAACAAAAAAATGCGGTCATGCGGCATTTTGAGGAAGAAAGCAAGCCGCTCGAAGGCATCGCGGGGAAGGTACAGCGCAAAGTATTCGGAAACCCTTTCTTCCCGATTTTGAAAGAATATACTTGTATTGGGTACTGCACCTCAATGCTAGGGGTCACCCAAGGCCTTGCGTATACGCTCGTTCCTGGCCGCTTTGCGGGATGTATTCCGATGACGGAAAACCAAAAATCGTGGGCCACAAAATAA